The DNA window aggtttcgaacttgcaacctaacaaaataagtacaatcatttaaccaactaggctaacaacactttatatttaacattcaacaccaaatttgatgaacgcgagacattttaacaataaaagttcaattttttaactaactaatctatatatatataatgatgcttaatttttaaagtgtccggattgccgggtcgagagctgtggttaatttgaatatttatgtgagagtaaatggatacttgggtcggattgtgggttgacccgcccataaacttaaaacggttaaaaataaatttaaaaatgttatttgtgatttcgaacttgcaacctaacaaaacaagtacaaacatttaaccaactaagctaacaacaatttttatttaagattcaacaccaaatttgatgaacgcgagacattttaactataaaagtttaaatttttaactaactaatctatatatatatatatataatgatgcttaatttttaaagtatcacttgggtcggattgtgggttgacccgtccataaacttaaaacggttaaaaataaatttaaaaatattatttgtaggtttcgaatttgcaacctaacaaaacaagtacaacatttaaccaaatgtgattgagatgtggtttgtcgagggataatagacaaaagtgtgaggtcacgatgctaattattaaaaaatatgaatcaaatatttgattgacaaagtgaaagtgtaaagtcacgaaatgagagattcattgagaaaaaatatgtgatgaaacatgtgagaaaataagttgttttatcaaaatgaataaaatgtgaaatgagagcgttatattttttattttaataattttaaacattgaataaatattattataatttttttaattcgttttatttttatctttatcaacggaaatttattttattataattggtctatattattattacatgtgtccctttattatatattaaaaagtagatttttttttttataaatttctatCCTTTcctatttcattttataatcatcatttaattttaaatatggtcaaattttataaaattcctGTAAAAGTTGCAACTCATATCAATACATAACTATTTCTATTTTCTTGAACGAGTAATATGACTTCATATTTGTTGATTATGAAGTAACTTTGATAATTTCATGATGTAGAGAGTTATGAATATGATCAATTATTAAGTTTagttagtatttatttaattatttttcatatttctaatgattttataatttgtgtactaatatatttaaatttatttaaaataaaaataaaattaaaatacggTCCAACCAGTGGTTCAActagtttgatcggtttgaagtacgtcaaacaaaagaaaaatattcaGAACAGtgattttaagttaattttaggctgtacattcaatttttttttaccctAAGGCATCATATCATGCCCAGTTGCcagcttttttttctttttttttttacccaTATTCTCTCCTGTGTTGGATAAGTTGAAGTTAAGATAAATTGCTTAAAAAATATGgagttgaaaaaaattaaaaaaattaaataaatttatgatatatatatatatataattaaattaaattatgtggAAAATGAAGATATAACAgaatagataatttttaaattatcattcaCTCATGCAATGACATCATTTCTtacaaaagttttaaatttcgaaaaattattttataaagcctaaaaattgatagaaaaatctTCATTATACTTGTAGAATAATACATCATTCTCTACTAAATTTCTCAAACAAAACATGTATCATTACTCTTAAATAATCTTACATTTTATTATCTcctataattcaaataatatatgataaaaaagaatatttcaacaaaattatCTTAGTCAGTTTTAACCCTAAAATAGTGTTTTCAAATAGCCTAGACACATAGagaaacaaaaatttaataaaataacccaaattaGATTGGAACAATTTGGATATTGTAATCCCTAATACTCATCCCTTAAGCATATGATAAATTAGGAAATAATAGTGTAGAAAATGAGATGGGATTAATTATAAAGGAGAAAAAAGGGGTGTGGTTTTATATGATTTGCTAATTTACATTAACTGTTTGTACAAAAGCCAGAAGGGCGTGTGCCTCTAAAAAGTCACTCTCATTTCTATCCTTTGGATAGCTGCAAAGAAATGAAACAAGCAAACAATATAAGACTGACTAATGAATAATGACAAATTTTAACacaaaaaacaaagaaaatcatCCCTCCTTCCTCATGAGGCAAATTACCCAAATCAACTTCTTCTCCTTGTAGGGTGGTTATTATCCTCCAAAACTTGTCTCATTTCTATTTCCGAAAACCCAAGATTCTCTCCAATTTTCTCAGCTTCTCTCATAGTCTGAATATCAGAAGGCCAATATCTTTGAACAATGACCTTCACCACGAAACGGGGGATTAATGCTCCAATAGGAATGACTAGCAAGCATAGCCAGAACAAACTAGTTGATGCGAGATTAAAGATGGCCCTGCAAAAACAAAGGTTTGGTTTGATGTTCAGTTTCTATTCATGTTCAAATATCCAACCTGCTTGTTAGAATAAGACATAAAGGTTATAACAGGtgggttatttccaaataacctcTGTGTTTGTTTTAGATTATTAAGTGACAAAGGTAAGACTCTTTCCACTTGAGTTACTTggtagtttaaaatattaaatactaagaataatttaatcattttactcaaataatcaaaataaaccactttttacatcaaacaataattttcttaaaaacccaagatcaaacaaggtctaAGTAATTACGTACCAGAAACCTGGTAGCATGGGCAAGGCATCGATAAAGATGACACAAATGCATGTCACAACTATCGATCCCCAGATTGAAACATGGGTTGTCCACGTCCACTGGATTACATCCATAGCCAAGTGTAAGTTAACAAGAACTACGGCTCCAAGCGTCCACAGATCTCCTAAACTAGAGGAATCGATTGTGCTTGCCCAATATGCAAGGAGAGGAATGAAGAAAACGACTATACTTTGCCACAATGTGTCCAATATTGTTATCCAAAACAACTTCGAATTGTAATTCTCCTCCTTTTGTCCTGATCCATAAAGCTGAGGATACTTAAGAAGCGTTCTTCTTCTTAAATCCTTGTCAAGGATCCCAACGACCACTGTGGGGATTGAAGTATAAATAACTGAATACAAGACACTGCTCCATTCTGTTATGGCAGTCGTCAATGTGAAACAAGTAAATAGTACATACCTGCAAGGAAGAATAACCTTAAGTACTCATAAAAGCGCATACATATGTGTATAATCCATATTGGCTAGTTTTGAAAACGATTTGGTAGAGAAATGGGATATGCCTACAAAAGGGATCCCAAATACCTAAAAACAGGCTGTGTCGAACTGGGCTAGATGAGGGATCAAAATTTTCATGAAGAATATATCTACAAACTTTACAAATTTCCGGGTTGCATTGGGGACTATCCATTTGGAAGCACTTTCTAGAGCTGGATCCAAATATGGATTTGGATGAGAAAATGTCCAAAAATTTCCTTGGAAACAATTTTTTTGTCAAAAGTATCTCATCCGGATGTTAAATTAGATGAGATAGTGTCCTGAAACATAACTTAATTAGACatacattcataattttattttacgtTTTTTCATCCAAAAAGAGATCCAGCTCTagaaaagtgtttccaaatggtgATCCGTATACCAAAACTAATTTGCGGTTTCCAATGAGACCCAGATACAACATGGTTTCCAAAAAAAGAGAATGGAGTGAGCTTTTGTTtacatcatttaagaacttttttgttttgttttatgagATTGACAGGTAAGAGAGTATCGTGAATAGGAAAATGAAGAGACTTaccaaaataaaacaaagacaAAAACTGCATTTCTGTAAAAATTGTACAAGAGCATGTAGGACATCCTCTGGTAATTCCAATGGCCATGGACAAGCAAAAGAGGAACCAAGAATCTAAACTGTCCCATTGCAAAGTCTGATGCCATGACAGCTTGTCTACCCTCTTGTCCACTTATACCCACACCAACATCAGCCATTTGTATCATTGATACATCATTCGCACCTAAATAACAACCAAACATGTtaaagccttgtttgatgaagagTTAACataaaatcatcatcaatcaaatcatcaaactaaaatactaatccacttttcatcaaacaattttttatttttattttgaagttcagattatttaaataacaaatccTACATCAAAGAAGCTCTTAGTCAATTTACTTTTTACATTTAGAGACAAAGAGAGAGGTAATACCATCCCCTATTGCCAGTGTCATATCGTCAGTCCTGTTCTTTATTAGAGCAACAATTCCCGCTTTTTGAAGTGGAGCAACTCGACAACATAATACCACCGAACATTTACTAGCCAACTGGAAAAACtgttaaaaaaaaagaacattaaTCATTAGTAAACAGCTTTCCCTTTTTCTTTTCCTGTTTTAGAAGTTTATGAGGTAAACTGTTACCTGTTCCTCAAGATCCGAGTCCAAAATGTAAACAAGGCTTGTACCGTCAATAATCAAAGCAGGCAAACTCGAATCATGAGCTAAAGCAGTGGCCTCATCTAAGCGTTTTCTACACGATTCCTTGGACTTATTGTTTACAACAATCTGAGTCATCCTCTCCGTCAACAGCTGAGAAGAGTAGCCAATTGAAATAGCAGTTTCTTGTTTATCTCCGGTTAAAACCCACACCTTGATACCTGCCATTCTAAGAGACTCTATTGCTTCTGGTACACCTTTTTGCAGTTTATCCTCTATTGCAGAGGCACCTAGTATAGTGAGGTTAGTTTCCACATTTGCAGCAACTTTACGAAGCAAACCTGCTCTTCCTATCAATGCAGTGCTGGCAGATTCAAACGAAGATTGCCATTTTCCAAATTCAATATCACTTAGCTCACGCATACCCACAACTAGGGTTCTCAAACCCGTGGAGGAATAGTTATAAAGATGGGATTCTGTCAAACTGACAGTTTTTGAGTCTGATGATTTATCCAGCACGCTTAACATTGTTGTGTCTGCACCTTTCACAAATACTTTAACACTTCCATCTACACAACTCAATATAACTGACATCCTTTTTCTATCACTATCAAACTCGTGCAAACCCAAAACATTGAACCTGTTCAAGAACAAAAGGAAAATGCAAACATCATTAAAATGAAAGAGACAAAAGAAGTAGGATTGTCACAGGTGATCAAATGAAAGctttgaacaaaataataataaccctAAATAATCAATTGATATCATAACATGACATACTACTATATGGCCATGATAAATTTAATGCCCATGAAATTATTGTCTTCGTTTGGAAACACTATATCAGTCGGTTTTCTTATAGAGTGGGATCCGTTTGATAACTTGGGTGTATTTGGATCCCCTcatcccatcatcaatcaaatcatctaAATCATGAATCAAAGTACcaaattacccttactttattGTTTATAACACttgaaatattaaaacaaatgacattttagtcatttaaccccaaataatctactttttcatcaaacaatgttttttccccaaaaaatggttcatttaaaataaataaaaactccatcaaacaagctcttagtttTTTCTGGATGGAGGTGGTGTCTGATTGGACTTGGTAAGGGCTATAAACAATAGCAGATGTTTGAAGATGGCAGGGTTTCCAGCATATTTCAGGCAGTAATACCCTTCATAGCAAATATATCTGGATTTAGATGATTCATTTATGATTTCCCAACATATTAAAAATCcagataaagaaaattgtttccaaatgaagacaataacatttcttttttttcccCAAATCCCCCATCATAGTGAATCTAAGAGAGGAGGGTCTATAGAAGCATATTATCTTCATCTATAGTCAAATTTAGTCTAGGCTTCCCTCATAATAAAGACATCAATCACCCAGTTATTGATGTTGATAATATCCATTCAAACATCCACCATTGATCTAACAACATGAAGTAAGTAATAGTAGCAGAAGAAGctaaaaacacataattaagATAAAGATCTTAAGAAAAAACAAGATTAAGTTAATTACCTCTGTCTTTCTCCTTGTACATCTATAACAATATGTCCTGAGGTTCGTTCTACAAGTGTATAACCGTAAGCAGCAGCAGCATAAACAAGCGCTTGTTCATCAGGAGACTCTCCTTGGTAATCTATCAAGCCCAATATTGGATCCGAAGTCTCCAAAACTATGGGCACAATTGTATTGCAAGTTGCCAATGCCAAGAAGAAATTGTGAAGGCATTGTCCTTCTTCAGTATCTTTCCTATCTCCCAACATCTTTATAAGCTGAGGATCAACCTTTATCTCCATCTTCGGTCTAACAAGCTTCCCATCAACTGAAATTCAACAAAACAAACATCAATTTACTTTTCCACTTTCAATAAAATTCaaatcatttttcttcttttcttgaaAACTATGATTTATTCCCGGGAAGAAGCTAGCATGACCTTCCAACAAGGTGTTCTTAGGCAATCCTTCAACAaaattcaaaacatgaaaaagaattattattatttaccttgAATGGGATGTGAAACATGTTCCTCATGTGAACTAGCATTTCCGCCACTATAATCCACACCACGAATGCTCGCGCACTTAAACTCCATCTTGTTTTCCGTGAGCGTACCCGTTTTATCAGAAAAAACATACTTTATTTGTCCTAGATCCTCATTAATGTTCAAAGCCCGACACTGAAACTGAGAATCCAACACTTCATCGTACATTTTCTCATCCCGTATCATGAAATAAGCCTGACCAACACGAACAAGCTCCATGGAGATGTACAACGAGATCGGAATCATGATTTGAAAAACAATAACCGACATCAGGAACGTGAATAATATCTCCAATCCCCACCCGTAATAGTTATAGTTATCACTATCACTCTCGTTATCTTTCTTGAAATCCTTTTTTCTGAAGAAGGGTATGTAATCGAGTTCTTTCTTATCTCTCCATAACCAGACACCAGCACATATAGAAATTACTGTACACAAAGCAATAAGGAAAACTGAGAGGATTATAATCTCGCGATTCATTTGGGTCTCCAAACGACTCCTCTTTGATGGTGCTCCAGCATTGTTGAGCATAGCTTTAGTCTCTCGGCCTGCATAAACCGCAACCCCAATTACCCAAGCTGTGTTCTTGATTTCACAACCTCGGAGAATAATATTAGAAGGTCCAAGAGAGACTTTTCTACCATCAATTTCCATATTTGCTTGAAACCCATAAATGTTTCTGTTAGGCAATTCACATTTGATTAACCCACTAATCTTCTCATTCTCGGGAGTCTTTGAAAGAGTTTCCTGTTTCGCGTATCTAGTTTTCAGATTCGATTCCCCGTCTAAGTTAGTCGTGTACACATATGCAACGCCTGAAGGATCACTGGTCGAGAGAACAACCATATCACAAGGGATAGTTTCGTTGGCATGAATCTTTATGATTTCACCAACTTGAATATCTTTCCATTTCTTCATATGGAACTGATTGTTTACAAGAACCGATGCCAGTCGATTATTTTCAATCCGGTCAGACCTATGCCTTCTCCAATCTTCATACGCATCTTTGACAGCAGTAACTAATAGTACAAAAGCTAAAGGCATAATAGAAGCTCCCCGTCCAAAAACAGCTAGTTGTGGAAGCTGATTCAATATAGCAATGACAAGGAAATAGATATAGGCTACTCTATGGAACTGTTCAAATAAATTTCTAGGAAGGAAAGAAAAGATGGAATACTTGCTAGTCTTTATGGAATTTCCAGCAAATTCAAACCTCTCGTTTGTCTTGTTTGGATCGTTTACATAAACCAATCTGGCATCTTCATCGTTGATCTCTTTCTGGGAAACGCTGAACCCTTCTGAATCTGCCCGTCTAGACCCATATCGAGTCGTCGTCTTTGACCCTGATTCGCTGATATTCACCTCACGAAGAGAATTCTTTGATTGGATCGATGAAATACTACGACGGGACGACGAGTGTATATTTGAATCCAGAACTGGGGGAATCTCAATTTggatatttgaatttgaatccaTCATAGAAATATTAGGTAAAGGGTTTATCAGATCGGGAAAAACAGAGGAAAACGTAGAAAACAAAGTACGAAGAAAAGGGTTCAGAATCGGCCGGTCCGAGGCCTTGATCCGAAGATCAGAGACCTCTTGACCAACCAAGCATCAACAACAACCAAAATCATGAAATACCCAAATACTGATCTCAGCTGAATCTCCCGAAAATTTcacggaagagagagaaaaactaTGAGAAAAGAACGATTCAACAGCAAGTAGAATGAGAAATTGAAAACCCAAtaaaaatgggaaaacaagCACACCCCTTTTCGAATTCTTTGCTCAAAGCCGCAgcagcagaagaagaagaagaaccagcAGCAGCAGCTTATAGCCAGCTCCTCCCAATTCGAGTTTTGTACTCCCTTTGAACAAACAGAAATTCCAGAGCTGAATCACGAACTGGGTTGTGGGTTGTGATGGATTTATAGATAGAAAGAGATTCAACAATTGGGTTTGAAGAATTTGAGACGAAACTATACTGAGAATGACGAATTCATCAATATATATGCATTTCAAAGGCTATAAACGTCAGCGGCGGCGACGATCGCAAGAAATAAAGACCAAATTTTTAGACTATTAtttgaagaaagagaaaatcaggaaaaaaaaaaaaaaaaacacatctttcatagaaaataagaaaagtcatatagagagaaaatgaaGATGGAATTtggaatattttaatatatttcttttcataataaaatttattttttttaaatatatttattttcataataaaatggTTGAAATTTGGTAATGTGGCTTATGCCGGAAACCCCACGGTTGGTGGTTGTAGTCTTCTAGAagtagtaattaattaattaatttattaattaagtgttattattattattattaataataaaaagtaccAAAAAATGATTATTAGTAGAAAAAATAAACGTGTATTGTTGTTCGGTTTATGACGGTGTCCGAATTTGACCAGCTAATTGattcttttttttatgaaaaaaatgaatattctctgattatttgtttatttatttcaattattaattattaaaagtttcaATAATGCTTGGATTATCATTTTAAGTTTcctaaaattgaaataaataggATGGATGTCAACTATTTATTCATTTGAGAGAAAGCAAAATGCATTTATTACCGAGGCATGATTGTGTGGATTACAAAGTTTTTGAATTTATGGTTTTTTTAGTCAATGAATTGCATGTATTTCATACATGTTGATCCTTTACAATTGTCATAATGAGCCACTTTAAGAAAATTTACTAGTCATAGGAGAATCCAATAGGATATATACATAACCCACaactagttttttattattgtaattgATATGATACTCGCAACCAGAAAACATAGTTGATTAGAAGAATTTCTAACACATATTAAAAAGATGATCGCATAATGTCACGGTgatattatgttttttctttaaGACAAGTCAAAATAGATCGATTAGGAAtctattagttattatttttaactttaaagtacaaaatatattatgataaagaaaatgaatgaattacaCATTATACATGGTGTGCATTACGAAAACTTTGACACACGATATTTTCACACTTACAGGTGTTGACAAGGATGAGACCCAAAGATCATACATCCCCAAACAATTCAATATTGCAATTAATAAAAAggttaagaaagaaaaatattagttcTACTAACTTTAGATAAATTGGATTTTGAAGTAGGTTAGGAATAGTTGAGATGATAAACTTTATAATCTTTTGACATAATTGAGGGAGATCTAAATATGCTAATTAACTCATCATAGGCAAGGTTCAGACTTTATCACACTCATTACACATAATCAAAACACTgaccttttgattatttaaaaaaagaaatggaaGGTAAGTTAATCAAgatctccttttttttttttctttgacttATTCATATGATCCTCAcacccttttttttttcttatatggTTTGAATTGttggaaattttaaattaattctataaactagcatttagcccgtgtatttgcacgattaataatataaatctagcatttttaattttatttttaaccgttttaaatttaaaggcgggttaacccacaatccgacccaagtatccaaattaaccacagctctcgacccgacaatccggatattttaaaaattaagcataatcatatatagattagttagttaaaaagttgaacttatattaatattaaaacgtcccgtgtttatcaaatttggtgttgaatttaaaatataaagtctttgtagtctagtcggttaaagagttgtacttgttttgttaggttgcaagttcgaaacatacctatagtatttttaattttatttttaaccgttttaaatttaaaggcgggtcaacccacaatccgacccaagtatccaaattaaccacagctctcgacccggcaatccggacactttaaaaattaagcatcattatatatatatagattagttagttaaaaagttaaacttatattaatattaaaacgtcccgcatttatcaaatttggtgttgaatttaaaatataaagtctttgtagcctagttggttaaagagttgtatttgttttgttaggttgcaagttcgaaacatacctctagcatttttaattttatttttaaccgttttaaatttaaaggcgggtcaacccacaatccgacccaagtatccaaattaaccacagctctcgacccggcaattcggacactttaaaaattaagcatcattatatatatatagattctataaattctattaatgaatagaaagtagaatgtgagtaataaaattaaattaaattcacattaaattcaaatgtaaattaaagtgtgaaatttaatctaaatgtataatttgaattaattgataTAAATGAATTGATTTAAAATGTCATGATGACccattaacaaaatgttgttaattttaGTGTATCTTacatgagtttattattatcaattgttttaataatttaatattattattaacaattgaaaaaaaatcatgtaatgAGAATTGCATAATAAATGTGTTAAgtaattttggcaaacaattaccttaattaaaaagaaatattaatcgTTTGATCAATTGATGactgtttattatttcaataatataaatatacattcTATCCCAGACCATCTTGgatacaatattatattatcttatcatttttcactctagaattctaagagtttttttctctaaaattttaaaagtcctctccttattttgtgagtgttatTCGAGTTCTTGACTCGTCGTATTTCCGTTGAAAACTAGCGATCAATTCAAgtactttgtcaagtttattACGTAGTAATTCTAGTGTTGAATCACTAATAAATTTTTTGTAATCTAGGAGACAACCATTTACAATAAACTCCAGCACAATGGGAGACAATGAAACTGTTTTAatggaaatgtgctaagcacatgtctcgaatcaacttctcaaattaatgattttgttcTTGGTATAttctagtttatttaatttatttatttataacatccatttatatatattttctattaatttaacGACAAAAGTACTAACAAAAATTTCAACCTAAGATCTCCATCTTATCTTGATTCTCATCCTCCTGACATCTGTTAAAAAAAGTTTCTATGTTCCTCATTTGCAGCAACCAAATGAGGTAATTTCAACATCCTTTTTCTTGATTCTCATCCTCTACTTAGAGTAGATtctttgatttaaaattattaattcattatatttttaatctctaAACATATGCGAACATCCTTTTCtttcaaatgttaaaaaaagTCTCCCAATTACTCGTCTACAATAGCCAAAAGAGGTAATTTCACATACTTTTTTTCCAATATGTAATTCCCATCAAGAAAAAGAATGTTGAAATTACCTCATTTGGCTATTGcagacaaaaaaaaaagggtTGACTAAAGTTTTAACAGAGGCAAAAGAGGATGATAATCAAAATGAGATGGAGATTTTAACCCTGAGATTGAAGAAAAGAACAAAAACGGGTGTAAGGGTCATACAAATAAGAGAATAcctaagagagaaaaaaaaagtgaaacgGAGATCTTGATTAACTTAAGcctccaatttttttaaatactcaaaaCGTCATCTTTTTTATTATGTGTAACATAGTGTTATAAAGTTTTGTAATAGAAGATCTGAATTCGTGGTGAAAACTATCACCCTAAGAATGAAAGCAGAATAATACTAACCGTAGTGGAATGCCGAACAATAACGTAAAAGTAAGAACGAACAAAATAACAACACAATAAACATTCCCAGGTTAGGACCAACAATATCATACGTACTGCTTTAGAAGAATtgattcaatagagttataatagggatttcaaactctatctctctTTATTTGTTCTATATTTTAGTATCACACACTTTTCTCGTTTACAATATATAtgcttttagaattcataattaggatAAAGATCATATGATATCTTTGAGACTTTAACATATATACAATGATATGATCTCGTGACGATTTAGTTGATATTtctataataatacaatttgattGACATCTTCAACATTATGTGATTTCATATCTTTTTTAATCCAACAAATAATCGTACATATCTTCCTTCCCTTTTTGTACCTAACATTGAGATACACCAAATTGAGCCTCAAAACTTTAGGCCCAATTCCACAAATTCTCTACATTGCCTATATGTCTATTGTCAAATGAATGAGCCTCATCATCAAGAACACCCTAAAACTGATCCTCCTACTTCTCCAATTACGTTCCAACCTTTGTGACGTGAATCAAGTCATAACATTTTTGACACTTGATTCTTGTCTCCACCTTCGTGGTCATATCTACGAGATTTTTATCTCTGTGAACCTTCTCCACAACTATCGATCCACTCGTTATGACATCTCGAATGTAGTGAAGTCAAATGTCGATGTGCTTTGTGCGCTCGTGAAACATCAATTTCTTGGACAAGTGTGTGGCGCTTTGGTTATCGCAAAACAACTCCACTTTATCGTTCTTCATAAATTCACCCACGAGACCCTTCAACCAAAGTGCATCCTTGATGTCC is part of the Impatiens glandulifera chromosome 1, dImpGla2.1, whole genome shotgun sequence genome and encodes:
- the LOC124919741 gene encoding phospholipid-transporting ATPase 1, which encodes MMDSNSNIQIEIPPVLDSNIHSSSRRSISSIQSKNSLREVNISESGSKTTTRYGSRRADSEGFSVSQKEINDEDARLVYVNDPNKTNERFEFAGNSIKTSKYSIFSFLPRNLFEQFHRVAYIYFLVIAILNQLPQLAVFGRGASIMPLAFVLLVTAVKDAYEDWRRHRSDRIENNRLASVLVNNQFHMKKWKDIQVGEIIKIHANETIPCDMVVLSTSDPSGVAYVYTTNLDGESNLKTRYAKQETLSKTPENEKISGLIKCELPNRNIYGFQANMEIDGRKVSLGPSNIILRGCEIKNTAWVIGVAVYAGRETKAMLNNAGAPSKRSRLETQMNREIIILSVFLIALCTVISICAGVWLWRDKKELDYIPFFRKKDFKKDNESDSDNYNYYGWGLEILFTFLMSVIVFQIMIPISLYISMELVRVGQAYFMIRDEKMYDEVLDSQFQCRALNINEDLGQIKYVFSDKTGTLTENKMEFKCASIRGVDYSGGNASSHEEHVSHPIQVDGKLVRPKMEIKVDPQLIKMLGDRKDTEEGQCLHNFFLALATCNTIVPIVLETSDPILGLIDYQGESPDEQALVYAAAAYGYTLVERTSGHIVIDVQGERQRFNVLGLHEFDSDRKRMSVILSCVDGSVKVFVKGADTTMLSVLDKSSDSKTVSLTESHLYNYSSTGLRTLVVGMRELSDIEFGKWQSSFESASTALIGRAGLLRKVAANVETNLTILGASAIEDKLQKGVPEAIESLRMAGIKVWVLTGDKQETAISIGYSSQLLTERMTQIVVNNKSKESCRKRLDEATALAHDSSLPALIIDGTSLVYILDSDLEEQFFQLASKCSVVLCCRVAPLQKAGIVALIKNRTDDMTLAIGDGANDVSMIQMADVGVGISGQEGRQAVMASDFAMGQFRFLVPLLLVHGHWNYQRMSYMLLYNFYRNAVFVFVLFWYVLFTCFTLTTAITEWSSVLYSVIYTSIPTVVVGILDKDLRRRTLLKYPQLYGSGQKEENYNSKLFWITILDTLWQSIVVFFIPLLAYWASTIDSSSLGDLWTLGAVVLVNLHLAMDVIQWTWTTHVSIWGSIVVTCICVIFIDALPMLPGFWAIFNLASTSLFWLCLLVIPIGALIPRFVVKVIVQRYWPSDIQTMREAEKIGENLGFSEIEMRQVLEDNNHPTRRRS